The Desulfobacterales bacterium genome has a segment encoding these proteins:
- a CDS encoding type II toxin-antitoxin system HicB family antitoxin — translation MRDYHINIFYSEDDDGYIADIPDLEACSAFGDTPDKALHEVQKAKSLWIEAAMAEGKTIPPPKYRPVIYQAQFA, via the coding sequence ATGCGCGACTATCATATAAATATTTTCTATTCAGAAGATGACGACGGATATATTGCCGACATCCCGGACCTTGAAGCATGCTCAGCTTTTGGTGATACACCGGATAAGGCGCTTCACGAGGTGCAAAAAGCTAAGTCTTTGTGGATTGAAGCTGCCATGGCTGAAGGCAAGACAATTCCACCGCCAAAATATCGGCCAGTAATTTATCAAGCCCAATTCGCCTGA
- a CDS encoding type II toxin-antitoxin system HicA family toxin: protein MVNLVEGFGFSLSRTDGSHHIFSRSDIPELINLQNVKGQAKPYQIRQFLKFVEKHALILEDEK from the coding sequence ATGGTGAATCTTGTTGAAGGATTTGGTTTCTCTCTTTCAAGAACTGATGGAAGTCATCATATTTTTTCTCGATCGGATATACCGGAGCTTATCAACCTGCAAAATGTAAAAGGCCAAGCGAAACCGTATCAGATCCGTCAGTTTTTAAAATTTGTTGAAAAACATGCCCTTATACTGGAGGATGAAAAATAA